The following are from one region of the Salvelinus fontinalis isolate EN_2023a chromosome 5, ASM2944872v1, whole genome shotgun sequence genome:
- the LOC129855859 gene encoding butyrophilin subfamily 3 member A1-like codes for MDSGVWLRLMTLTALTALMAAQSPAVFTLMVHRGLILTALNSSVSLACELSPLFNAEPLEVRWYRSGDFDKPALLYKDHKIQEAPVDPRYRGRVSLTGGLERGNVSLTLARVTLEDRGEYVCHVSNAQWYEKASVFLTVKVLGGTPVVSVAEARGGGGQVNITCSSEGWSPYPTLTWRNKEGTEIRNGRKVLNTPDPQGLVRISSWMLYSPSDTDWLSCTVALSEEEMKESRILPRAPMEGHWSLGAFIATLTILLLVVFTVIGLFIWNKKTGFLRVSTLKKMANGNDQTESTERPEEETALAGECGTQTAKETTTQKECVPKEWGEVKRFKVDITLDPKPGHPYLDVSTNRKKVYSKTSKEPTVSAAPHVLSEDKFSFGQIYWEVVVRNGGILESFLGEKQSWYVGVATDTATLTTGVVPLTPQNGFWVFTYTKEKGYCVSDDPQMPVSGNESPSMLSVTSADILTTLGVFLDCDRQMLSFYDAESKVHLHSLFNVVSSNTFFAVFSPGLRDTFPLTVK; via the exons ATGGATTCAG GTGTGTGGCTGAGGTTGATGACACTGACAGCTCTGACAGCTCTCATGGCAGCTCAAAGTCCTG CGGTTTTCACTTTGATGGTTCATCGTGGTCTGATCTTGACCGCGTTGAACTCCTCAGTCTCTCTGGCTTGTGAACTCTCACCTCTTTTCAATGCGGAGCCATTGGAGGTGCGCTGGTATCGGTCCGGTGACTTCGACAAACCTGCCTTGTTGTACAAAGATCACAAGATCCAGGAGGCCCCTGTGGACCCCCGGTACAGGGGAAGGGTTTCTCTAActggggggctggagagagggaaCGTGTCCCTGACACTGGCGAGGGTCACACTGGAAGACAGGGGAGAGTATGTTTGCCATGTCAGCAACGCACAGTGGTATGAAAAAGCCAGTGTCTTCCTGACAGTAAAGG TACTAGGTGGTACCCCGGTGGTCTCTGTTGCTGAagcaagaggaggaggaggtcaggTGAACATTACCTGTTCATCAGAGGGCTGGTCACCATATCCCACACTCACCTGGAGAAACAAAGAGGGGACAGAGATCAGAAATGGACGAAAAGTACTCAACACTCCAG ATCCTCAGGGCTTGGTGAGAATCAGTAGTTGGATGCtgtactctccctcagacaccgATTGGCTCTCCTGTACAGTCGCTCTGTCTGAAGAGGAGATGAAGGAGAGTAGAATCCTGCCCAGAGCTCCAATGGAGG GACATTGGAGTCTTGGAGCCTTCATCGCGACTCTGACTATTTTACTGCTAGTCGTCTTTACTGTCATTGGACTCTTCATCTGGAACAAAAAAACTG GGTTTCTCAGAGTCTCAACATTGAAGAAAATGGCAAATGGAAATG ATCAAACAGAGTCTACTGAGAGGCCTGAAG AAGAAACAGCTCTTGCCGGAG AATGTGGTACGCAAACTGCCAAGGAAACAACTACACAGAAGGAATGTGTCCCGAAAG AATGGGGTGAAGTAAAAAGATTCAAAG TGGACATCACTCTGGATCCAAAGCCTGGTCATCCGTATCTAGACGTGTCTACAAATCGAAAGAAGGTCTACTCTAAGACATCAAAAGAACCTACTGTTTCCGCAGCCCCTCATGTCCTTAGTGAGGACAAATTCAGCTTTGGACAGATATACTGGGAAGTGGTGGTGAGGAATGGTGGAATTTTGGAATCCTTTCTTGGAGAGAAACAGTCTTGGTATGTTGGGGTAGCCACAGACACAGCCACTCTGACAACTGGTGTTGTACCTTTAACCCCTCAGAATGGTTTCTGGGTTTTTACATATACAAAAGAAAAAGGGTATTGTGTCTCTGATGACCCTCAAATGCCAGTATCTGGAAATGAAAGCCCTTCAATGTTGAGCGTCACATCAGCAGACATTCTTACAACACTTGGAGTGTTCTTAGACTGTGACAGACAGATGCTTTCCTTTTATGATGCTGAATCAAAGGTACATCTTCACAGTTTGTTTAACGTTGTGTCATCTAACACATTCTTCGCTGTATTCAGCCCTGGGTTACGTGACACCTTTCCCTTAACAGTAAAATGA